The Streptococcus mitis genome has a segment encoding these proteins:
- the fabK gene encoding enoyl-[acyl-carrier-protein] reductase FabK has translation MKTRITELLNIDYPIFQGGMAWVADGDLAGAVSKAGGLGIIGGGNAPKEVVKANIDKIKSLTDKPFGVNIMLLSPFVEDIVDLVIEEGVKVVTTGAGNPSKYMERFHEAGITVIPVVPSVALAKRMEKIGADAVIAEGMEAGGHIGKLTTMTLVRQVAAAVSVPVIAAGGIADGEGAAAGFMLGAEAVQVGTRFVVAKESNAHPNYKAKILKARDIDTTISAQHFGHAVRAIKNQLTRDFEQAEKDAFKQENPDLEIFEQMGAGALAKAVVQGDVDGGSVMAGQIAGLVSKEETVEEILKDLYYGAAKKIQEEASRWAGVVRND, from the coding sequence ATGAAAACACGTATTACAGAATTATTGAACATTGATTATCCTATTTTCCAAGGAGGAATGGCCTGGGTTGCTGATGGTGATTTGGCAGGAGCTGTTTCCAAGGCTGGAGGACTAGGGATTATCGGTGGGGGGAATGCCCCTAAAGAAGTTGTCAAGGCAAATATTGATAAAATCAAATCATTGACTGATAAACCCTTTGGTGTCAACATCATGCTCTTGTCTCCCTTTGTGGAAGATATTGTAGACCTCGTTATTGAGGAAGGGGTTAAGGTAGTTACAACAGGCGCAGGAAATCCAAGCAAATACATGGAACGTTTCCATGAAGCTGGTATTACGGTTATTCCTGTTGTACCTAGTGTTGCTTTAGCTAAACGCATGGAAAAAATCGGTGCGGACGCTGTTATTGCAGAAGGAATGGAGGCCGGGGGGCATATCGGTAAATTAACAACTATGACCTTGGTGCGTCAGGTTGCTGCTGCTGTATCTGTTCCTGTTATTGCTGCAGGAGGGATTGCGGATGGTGAAGGTGCTGCTGCTGGTTTTATGCTAGGTGCAGAAGCTGTTCAGGTTGGAACTCGCTTTGTCGTTGCAAAAGAGTCTAATGCCCATCCAAATTATAAGGCGAAAATTTTAAAAGCTAGAGATATTGATACTACGATTTCAGCTCAACACTTTGGACATGCTGTTCGTGCGATTAAAAATCAGTTGACTCGTGATTTTGAACAGGCTGAAAAAGATGCCTTTAAACAAGAAAATCCAGATTTGGAAATTTTTGAACAAATGGGAGCAGGTGCTCTAGCCAAAGCAGTTGTTCAGGGAGATGTGGATGGTGGATCTGTTATGGCAGGTCAAATTGCAGGGCTTGTTTCCAAAGAAGAAACTGTTGAAGAAATCCTAAAAGATTTGTATTACGGAGCAGCTAAGAAAATTCAAGAAGAAGCCTCTCGTTGGGCAGGAGTTGTAAGAAATGACTAA
- a CDS encoding aspartate kinase, producing MKVVKFGGSSLASASQLEKVLNIVKSDSERRFVVVSAPGKRNAEDTKVTDALIKYYRDYVAGNDISKSQNWIIDRYAAMVSELGLKPAVLEKISKSIRALATLPIDENEFLYDTFLAAGENNNAKLIAAYFNQNGIDARYVHPREAGIVVTSEPGHARIIPSSYDKIEELTNANEVLVIPGFFGVTKENQICTFSRGGSDITGSIIAAGVKADLYENFTDVDGIFAAHPGIIHQPHSIPELTYREMRELAYAGFSVLHDEALLPAYRGKIPLVIKNTNNPDHPGTRIVLKHSSDEFPVVGIAGDSGFVSINMSKYLMNREVGFGRKVLQILEDLNIGWEHMPTGIDDLSIILRSRELTPIKEEEILRQLVQKAEVDHAEIEHDLSIIMIVGEKMKSHIGVTATATRALSENKINIQMMSQGSSEVSIMFVVNKDQEKAAIKALYNAFFGESKED from the coding sequence ATGAAGGTTGTTAAATTTGGAGGTAGCTCTCTTGCCTCTGCTAGTCAATTAGAAAAAGTTTTAAACATCGTAAAAAGCGATTCAGAGCGTCGTTTTGTAGTCGTTTCTGCGCCTGGTAAACGCAATGCTGAAGATACTAAGGTTACGGATGCCTTGATTAAATACTACCGCGACTATGTTGCTGGTAACGATATTAGCAAGAGCCAAAACTGGATTATTGACCGCTATGCTGCGATGGTTAGTGAACTAGGTCTTAAACCAGCTGTGCTAGAAAAAATTTCCAAAAGCATTCGCGCCTTAGCCACTCTTCCTATTGATGAAAATGAATTTCTCTACGACACTTTTCTAGCAGCCGGTGAAAATAACAATGCTAAATTGATTGCTGCCTATTTTAACCAAAATGGGATTGATGCACGCTATGTGCACCCTCGAGAAGCTGGTATTGTGGTCACAAGTGAACCTGGTCATGCTCGAATCATTCCATCAAGTTATGACAAGATTGAGGAATTGACGAATGCAAATGAAGTCCTAGTCATTCCTGGTTTCTTTGGGGTTACCAAGGAAAATCAAATCTGTACCTTCTCACGTGGAGGCTCTGATATTACAGGTTCTATCATTGCTGCCGGTGTTAAGGCAGACCTCTATGAAAACTTTACAGACGTTGATGGTATCTTTGCAGCCCACCCTGGTATTATCCACCAACCACACTCGATTCCTGAGTTGACCTACCGTGAAATGCGTGAGTTGGCCTATGCAGGATTCTCAGTCCTTCATGATGAAGCTCTTCTACCTGCCTACCGTGGAAAAATTCCTCTAGTTATCAAGAATACCAACAATCCTGACCATCCAGGTACTCGTATTGTTTTAAAACACAGTAGTGATGAATTCCCAGTTGTGGGAATTGCTGGTGATTCTGGCTTTGTCAGCATCAACATGTCTAAATACCTCATGAACCGTGAGGTGGGATTTGGACGCAAGGTTCTGCAAATCCTTGAAGATCTTAACATCGGTTGGGAACATATGCCAACAGGTATCGACGATCTTTCAATCATCCTCCGTTCTCGCGAACTAACTCCTATCAAGGAAGAAGAAATCCTTCGTCAGTTGGTTCAAAAGGCTGAAGTAGACCATGCAGAAATCGAACACGACCTTTCTATCATTATGATTGTTGGTGAAAAGATGAAGAGCCATATCGGAGTAACTGCTACTGCGACACGCGCTCTATCTGAAAACAAGATCAACATCCAGATGATGTCGCAAGGTTCTAGTGAAGTTTCTATTATGTTCGTTGTCAATAAAGACCAAGAGAAAGCAGCAATCAAAGCCCTCTACAATGCCTTTTTCGGTGAAAGTAAGGAAGACTAA
- a CDS encoding acyl carrier protein: MAVFEKVQEIIVEELGKDASEVTLESTFDDLDADSLDLFQVISEIEDAFDIQIEAEDDLKTVGDLVAYVEEQTK; this comes from the coding sequence ATGGCAGTATTTGAAAAAGTACAAGAAATTATTGTTGAAGAACTTGGAAAAGACGCATCAGAAGTAACACTTGAATCAACTTTTGATGATTTGGACGCAGATTCATTGGACTTGTTCCAAGTAATCTCAGAAATCGAAGATGCTTTTGATATCCAAATCGAAGCAGAAGATGACTTGAAAACAGTTGGTGACTTGGTTGCCTACGTTGAAGAGCAAACAAAATAA
- a CDS encoding enoyl-CoA hydratase, whose amino-acid sequence MEHIIYQLKEDLAILTLNRPEVANGFHILMCEEILEALTLAEEDPAVHFVLINANGKVFSVGGDLVEMKRAVDEDDIPSLTKIAELVNTISYKIKQIAKPVLMEVDGAVAGAAANMAVAADFCLATDKAKFIQAFVGVGLAPDAGGIHLLSRSIGVTRAAQLAMTGEALNAEKALEWGLVYRVCEADKLEQTREQLLKKLRRGSANSYAAIKKLVWESQFKDWQDYAALELKLQESLAQTEDFKEGVRAHSERRRPKFTGK is encoded by the coding sequence ATGGAACACATTATTTATCAGCTTAAAGAGGATTTGGCAATCCTTACGTTAAATCGTCCTGAGGTCGCGAATGGTTTTCATATTCTCATGTGTGAGGAGATTTTAGAAGCCCTGACTTTGGCAGAAGAGGATCCAGCTGTGCATTTTGTCTTAATCAACGCGAATGGCAAAGTCTTTTCAGTTGGGGGAGATTTGGTTGAGATGAAGCGAGCAGTGGATGAGGATGATATTCCATCATTGACGAAAATCGCAGAATTGGTCAATACTATTTCTTATAAAATCAAGCAAATTGCAAAGCCTGTTTTGATGGAGGTTGATGGGGCAGTTGCAGGTGCCGCAGCAAATATGGCTGTTGCTGCAGATTTCTGTCTGGCAACGGATAAGGCTAAATTTATCCAAGCCTTTGTTGGAGTTGGCTTGGCTCCGGATGCAGGAGGAATTCATCTCTTGAGCCGAAGTATTGGTGTGACGCGTGCTGCTCAATTAGCTATGACAGGTGAGGCTTTGAATGCAGAAAAAGCTCTAGAGTGGGGCCTGGTTTACCGTGTCTGTGAAGCTGATAAACTTGAACAGACTAGAGAACAGCTTCTTAAAAAATTGAGACGCGGATCAGCTAATTCCTATGCAGCCATCAAGAAGTTGGTTTGGGAGAGCCAATTTAAAGATTGGCAAGATTATGCTGCTTTAGAATTGAAGCTACAGGAATCTTTGGCCCAAACAGAGGATTTCAAAGAGGGAGTTCGGGCTCATTCGGAAAGAAGACGACCTAAATTTACAGGAAAATAA
- the accC gene encoding acetyl-CoA carboxylase biotin carboxylase subunit gives MFRKILIANRGEIAVRIIRAARELGIATVAVYSTADKEALHTLLADEAVCIGPGKATESYLNINAVLSAAVLTEAEAIHPGFGFLSENSKFATMCEEVGIKFIGPSGHVMDMMGDKINARAQMIKAGVPVIPGSDGEVHNSEEALIVAEKIGYPVMLKASAGGGGKGIRKVEKPEDLVSAFETASSEAKANYGNGAMYIERVIYPARHIEVQILGDEHGHVIHLGERDCSLQRNNQKVLEESPSIAIGKTLRNEIGAAAVRAAESVGYENAGTIEFLLDEASGNFYFMEMNTRVQVEHPVTEFVSGVDIVKEQIRIAAGQPLSVRQEDIVLRGHAIECRINAENPSFNFAPSPGKITNLYLPSGGVGLRVDSAVYPGYTIPPYYDSMIAKIIVHGENRFDALMKMQRALYELEIEGVQTNADFQLDLISDSNVIAGDYDTSFLMETFLPKYQEKE, from the coding sequence ATGTTTCGAAAAATTTTAATTGCCAATCGTGGTGAAATTGCGGTTCGTATTATCCGTGCGGCGCGTGAATTGGGGATTGCGACGGTGGCGGTTTATTCGACTGCCGATAAGGAAGCCCTTCATACGCTTTTGGCAGATGAAGCAGTTTGTATCGGTCCTGGTAAGGCAACAGAGTCTTATCTTAATATTAACGCGGTTCTATCAGCCGCAGTTTTGACTGAGGCAGAAGCTATTCACCCAGGTTTTGGATTTCTCAGTGAAAATTCCAAATTTGCTACCATGTGTGAAGAAGTTGGTATCAAGTTTATCGGTCCATCTGGTCATGTCATGGATATGATGGGTGACAAAATCAATGCGCGTGCCCAGATGATCAAAGCTGGTGTGCCTGTCATACCAGGTTCAGATGGAGAAGTGCATAACTCTGAAGAAGCTTTGATTGTTGCTGAAAAAATTGGCTATCCTGTTATGCTCAAGGCTTCAGCAGGTGGAGGCGGTAAAGGGATTCGTAAGGTTGAAAAACCAGAAGACCTCGTTTCAGCCTTTGAAACTGCCTCTAGTGAAGCCAAGGCCAATTATGGCAATGGTGCCATGTACATAGAACGGGTTATCTATCCAGCTCGTCACATCGAGGTTCAAATCCTAGGAGATGAGCATGGACATGTGATTCACTTGGGGGAACGGGATTGTTCTCTTCAACGGAATAACCAAAAGGTTTTGGAAGAAAGTCCTTCGATTGCAATCGGAAAAACGTTGCGTAATGAAATCGGTGCTGCTGCTGTTCGAGCAGCAGAGTCTGTTGGCTATGAGAATGCAGGGACCATTGAGTTTCTCCTTGATGAAGCAAGTGGCAATTTCTACTTCATGGAGATGAATACTCGTGTACAAGTAGAACATCCAGTAACAGAATTTGTTTCAGGCGTTGATATCGTTAAGGAACAGATTCGCATTGCGGCAGGTCAGCCTCTGTCTGTTAGGCAAGAAGATATTGTCCTACGCGGTCATGCTATCGAGTGTCGTATTAATGCAGAAAATCCATCCTTCAATTTTGCTCCAAGTCCAGGTAAGATTACCAATCTCTATCTGCCAAGTGGAGGAGTTGGCTTACGCGTGGATTCAGCAGTTTATCCAGGCTATACCATTCCGCCTTATTATGATAGTATGATTGCCAAAATCATCGTACACGGCGAAAATCGTTTTGACGCCTTGATGAAAATGCAACGTGCCCTCTATGAACTAGAGATAGAGGGGGTGCAGACCAATGCAGATTTCCAGCTTGACCTCATTTCAGATAGCAATGTCATTGCTGGAGATTATGATACTTCCTTCTTGATGGAAACCTTCTTACCTAAATATCAAGAAAAAGAATAA
- the accB gene encoding acetyl-CoA carboxylase biotin carboxyl carrier protein translates to MNLNDIKDLMAQFDQSSLREFSYKNGTDELEFSKNEARLVSEVVPQVVPQVVPQVAPAPVLATPSPVAPTSASAETVVEEVPAPSETSVAAEGDVVESPLVGVAYLAAGPDKPAFVSVGDSVKKGQTLVIIEAMKVMNEIPAPKDGVVTEILVSNEEMVEFGKGLVRIK, encoded by the coding sequence ATGAATTTAAACGATATTAAAGACTTGATGGCTCAATTTGACCAGTCAAGTTTGAGAGAATTTTCTTATAAAAATGGGACGGATGAGTTGGAGTTTAGCAAGAATGAAGCTAGACTTGTGTCTGAAGTTGTACCTCAAGTTGTACCTCAAGTTGTACCTCAAGTCGCTCCAGCGCCCGTTCTAGCAACACCAAGTCCAGTAGCTCCTACATCTGCTTCAGCAGAAACTGTAGTGGAAGAAGTTCCAGCCCCATCTGAAACAAGTGTGGCTGCTGAGGGAGATGTTGTAGAGAGCCCACTTGTTGGAGTGGCTTACTTGGCTGCTGGTCCAGATAAACCTGCCTTCGTTTCAGTTGGTGATAGTGTTAAAAAAGGCCAAACATTAGTTATTATCGAAGCCATGAAAGTCATGAATGAAATTCCAGCACCTAAGGATGGTGTGGTAACGGAAATTCTCGTTTCCAATGAAGAAATGGTTGAGTTTGGTAAAGGATTGGTACGTATCAAATGA
- a CDS encoding DUF956 family protein: MAQSLNKTVLLNTTGTSYLSIAGKVGKFLVGDQALEFYPDVNVEQFIQIPWSHINQIGANVTGRKISRHFEVFTDRGKFLFASKDSGAILKIAREKLGNDKVVKLPTLIQTISQKFKNLFAKK, translated from the coding sequence ATGGCCCAATCTCTTAACAAAACAGTGCTTCTCAATACAACAGGTACCTCCTACCTCTCTATAGCTGGGAAAGTTGGGAAATTTCTTGTCGGAGATCAGGCTCTGGAATTTTACCCAGATGTCAATGTCGAACAATTTATCCAGATTCCTTGGAGCCATATCAACCAGATTGGGGCCAATGTCACTGGGCGAAAAATCAGTCGCCACTTCGAAGTCTTTACAGACAGAGGAAAATTCCTCTTTGCTTCAAAAGACTCAGGTGCCATTCTTAAAATTGCTCGCGAAAAACTGGGCAATGACAAGGTCGTCAAACTTCCGACCCTGATTCAGACAATTAGCCAAAAATTTAAAAATCTATTTGCAAAAAAGTAG
- the fabZ gene encoding 3-hydroxyacyl-ACP dehydratase FabZ, whose amino-acid sequence MIDIQGIKEALPHRYPMLLVDRVLEVSEDTIVAIKNVTINEPFFNGHFPQYPVMPGVLIMEALAQTAGVLELSKPENKGKLVFYAGMDKVKFKKQVVPGDQLVMTATFVKRRGTIAVVEAKAEVDGKLAASGTLTFAIGN is encoded by the coding sequence ATGATCGATATTCAAGGAATCAAAGAAGCTCTGCCTCACCGCTATCCCATGCTCCTAGTGGATCGTGTTTTGGAAGTGAGCGAGGATACCATTGTTGCCATCAAAAATGTGACTATCAACGAGCCCTTCTTTAACGGCCATTTTCCTCAATATCCAGTTATGCCAGGTGTTCTAATCATGGAAGCCTTGGCGCAAACTGCTGGTGTTTTGGAGTTGTCTAAGCCTGAAAATAAGGGGAAACTGGTCTTTTACGCTGGTATGGATAAGGTTAAATTCAAGAAGCAAGTTGTACCAGGCGACCAATTGGTTATGACAGCTACTTTTGTAAAACGTCGTGGCACAATCGCTGTGGTTGAAGCAAAGGCTGAAGTGGATGGCAAGCTTGCAGCTAGTGGTACTCTTACCTTTGCAATAGGGAACTAA
- the fabG gene encoding 3-oxoacyl-[acyl-carrier-protein] reductase: MQLKNKNIFITGSSRGIGLAIAHKFAQAGANIVLNSRGAISEELLAEFSNYGVKVVPISGDVSNFADAKRMVDQAIVELGSVDVLVNNAGITQDTLMLKMTEADFEKVLKVNLTGAFNMTQSVLKPMIKAREGAIINMSSVVGLMGNIGQANYAASKAGLIGFTKSVAREVANRNIRVNAIAPGMIESDMTAVLSDKVKDAMLAQIPMKEFGQAEQVADLTVFLAGQDYLTGQVVAIDGGLSM; the protein is encoded by the coding sequence ATGCAACTAAAAAATAAAAATATCTTTATTACAGGTTCGAGTCGTGGGATTGGTCTTGCCATCGCCCACAAGTTTGCTCAGGCAGGAGCCAATATTGTTTTAAACAGTCGTGGGGCAATCTCAGAAGAATTGCTCGCTGAGTTTTCAAACTATGGTGTCAAGGTGGTTCCCATTTCAGGAGATGTATCAAATTTTGCAGATGCTAAGCGTATGGTTGATCAAGCTATTGTAGAGCTGGGTTCAGTAGATGTTTTGGTCAACAATGCAGGGATTACCCAAGATACCCTAATGCTCAAGATGACAGAAGCAGATTTTGAAAAAGTGCTCAAGGTTAACCTGACTGGTGCCTTTAACATGACACAATCAGTCTTGAAACCGATGATAAAAGCTAGAGAAGGTGCTATCATTAATATGTCTAGTGTTGTTGGTTTGATGGGAAATATCGGTCAAGCTAACTATGCAGCTTCTAAGGCTGGTTTGATTGGTTTTACCAAGTCTGTGGCGCGTGAAGTGGCCAATCGCAATATCAGGGTTAATGCTATTGCACCTGGAATGATTGAGTCCGATATGACAGCTGTTCTATCAGACAAGGTAAAAGATGCTATGCTGGCACAAATTCCTATGAAAGAATTTGGGCAGGCAGAGCAGGTTGCAGATTTGACAGTATTTTTAGCAGGCCAAGATTATCTAACTGGTCAAGTGGTTGCCATTGATGGTGGCTTAAGTATGTAG
- a CDS encoding MarR family winged helix-turn-helix transcriptional regulator: MDYQRINEYLTSIFNNVLVIEEVSLRGSRFKDISIKEMHTIDVIGKFPDVTPSQVSKELMVTLGTVTTSLNNLERKGYIERIRSEHDRRVVHLHLTKKGRLVHRLHKRFHKAMVEKIIDGMSKQEIEVMSKGLTNLYQFLEDLR, encoded by the coding sequence TTGGACTACCAACGAATTAATGAATATTTAACGTCTATATTTAACAATGTCCTCGTTATTGAGGAAGTTAGCTTGAGAGGTAGTCGTTTCAAGGATATCTCCATCAAAGAAATGCATACGATTGATGTGATTGGGAAATTCCCAGATGTGACACCAAGTCAAGTGTCGAAAGAGTTGATGGTGACTCTTGGGACAGTTACGACTAGTTTGAATAATCTCGAACGCAAGGGGTACATTGAACGCATTCGTTCAGAACATGATCGACGTGTGGTGCATCTGCATTTGACAAAGAAAGGTCGCTTGGTTCATAGGCTACATAAACGCTTCCATAAGGCTATGGTTGAAAAAATCATTGATGGTATGAGTAAGCAAGAAATTGAGGTTATGAGCAAAGGTTTGACCAATCTTTATCAATTTTTGGAGGATTTGAGATAA
- a CDS encoding beta-ketoacyl-ACP synthase III: MAFAKISQVAHYVPEQVVTNHDLAQIMDTNDEWISSRTGIRQRHISRTESTSDLATEVAKKLMAKAGVTGEELDFIILATITPDSMMPSTAARIQANIGANKAFAFDLTAACSGFVFALSTAEKFIASGRFQKGLVIGSETLSKAVDWSDRSTAVLFGDGAGGVLLEASEQEHFLAESLNSDGSRSECLTYGHSGLHSPFSDQENADSFLKMDGRAVFDFAIRDVAKSIKQTIDESPIEVTDLDYLLLHQANDRILDKMARKIGVNRDKIPANMMEYGNTSAASIPILLSECVEQGLIRLDGSQTVLLSGFGGGLTWGTLILTI, encoded by the coding sequence ATGGCTTTTGCAAAAATAAGCCAGGTTGCTCATTATGTGCCTGAGCAAGTGGTTACAAATCATGATTTGGCTCAGATTATGGATACCAATGATGAGTGGATTTCAAGTCGGACGGGAATACGACAAAGGCATATCTCAAGAACAGAATCTACTAGTGATTTGGCTACAGAGGTTGCTAAGAAACTGATGGCAAAAGCTGGAGTCACAGGAGAGGAGTTGGATTTTATCATTCTAGCTACCATTACTCCTGATTCGATGATGCCCTCTACAGCTGCTCGTATACAAGCTAATATTGGTGCTAATAAGGCCTTTGCTTTTGACCTAACAGCTGCTTGTAGTGGATTTGTATTTGCTCTTTCAACTGCTGAAAAGTTTATCGCTTCTGGTCGCTTTCAAAAAGGCTTGGTGATTGGTAGTGAGACCCTCTCTAAGGCAGTTGATTGGTCAGACCGGTCAACAGCTGTTTTGTTTGGAGATGGTGCTGGTGGTGTCTTGTTAGAAGCTAGCGAGCAAGAGCATTTTTTAGCAGAGAGTCTCAATAGTGATGGAAGTCGCAGCGAATGTCTAACGTACGGACATTCAGGCTTACATTCTCCATTTTCAGATCAAGAAAATGCAGATTCGTTTTTGAAGATGGATGGACGCGCAGTCTTTGATTTTGCTATTCGGGACGTAGCCAAGTCTATCAAGCAGACTATTGATGAATCTCCTATAGAGGTGACAGACTTGGATTATCTGCTACTTCATCAGGCTAATGACCGTATTTTGGATAAGATGGCTAGAAAAATCGGTGTTAACCGAGATAAAATTCCAGCCAATATGATGGAATATGGCAATACCAGTGCAGCAAGTATCCCGATTTTACTTTCAGAGTGTGTAGAACAAGGTCTCATCCGTTTAGATGGTAGCCAGACTGTTCTACTATCAGGCTTCGGTGGAGGCTTGACATGGGGCACGCTCATTCTTACAATTTAG
- the fabF gene encoding beta-ketoacyl-ACP synthase II produces MKLNRVVVTGYGVTSPIGNTPEEFWNSLTTGKIGIGPITKFDHSDFDVHNAAEIQDFPFDKYFVKKDTNRFDNYSLYALYAAQEAVNHANLDVEALDKDRFGVIVASGIGGIKEIEDQVLRLNDKGPKRVKPLTLPKALPNMASGNVAMRFGANGVCKSINTACASSNDAIGDAFRSIKFGFQDVMLVGGSEASITPFAIAGFQALTALSTTEDPTRASIPFDKDRNGFVMGEGSGMLVLESLEHAEKRGATILAEVVGYGNTCDAYHMTSPHPEGQGAIKAIKLALEEAEISPEQVAYVNAHGTSTPANEKGESGAIVAVLGKEVPVSSTKSFTGHLLGAAGAVEAIVTIEAMRHNFVPMTAGTSEVSDYIEANVVYGQGLEQEIPYAISNTFGFGGHNAVLAFKRWENK; encoded by the coding sequence ATGAAACTAAATCGCGTAGTAGTAACAGGTTATGGAGTAACATCTCCAATCGGAAATACACCAGAAGAATTTTGGAATAGTTTGACAACTGGAAAAATCGGAATTGGTCCAATTACAAAATTTGATCATAGTGACTTTGATGTGCATAATGCAGCAGAAATCCAAGATTTTCCTTTTGATAAATACTTTGTAAAGAAAGATACCAATCGTTTTGATAACTACTCTTTGTATGCTTTGTACGCAGCCCAAGAGGCTGTCAATCACGCTAATCTCGATGTAGAGGCTCTTGATAAAGATCGTTTTGGTGTTATTGTTGCCTCAGGTATTGGTGGAATCAAGGAAATTGAAGATCAAGTGCTTCGCTTAAATGACAAAGGACCAAAACGTGTGAAACCATTGACCCTTCCAAAAGCCTTGCCAAATATGGCTTCAGGAAATGTCGCTATGCGTTTTGGAGCAAACGGTGTTTGTAAATCCATCAATACTGCCTGCGCTTCATCAAATGACGCGATTGGGGATGCCTTCCGCTCAATTAAGTTTGGTTTCCAAGATGTTATGTTGGTAGGTGGTTCAGAAGCCTCTATCACACCTTTTGCGATCGCAGGTTTCCAAGCCCTAACAGCTCTCTCTACTACAGAGGATCCAACTCGTGCTTCTATTCCATTTGATAAGGACCGCAATGGGTTTGTTATGGGTGAAGGTTCAGGGATGTTGGTTCTTGAAAGTCTTGAACATGCTGAAAAACGTGGGGCAACCATCCTTGCTGAAGTAGTTGGTTACGGAAATACTTGTGATGCCTACCATATGACTTCTCCTCATCCAGAAGGTCAGGGAGCTATCAAAGCCATTAAACTAGCCTTGGAAGAAGCTGAGATTTCTCCAGAGCAAGTAGCCTATGTCAATGCTCACGGAACGTCAACTCCTGCTAATGAAAAAGGAGAAAGTGGAGCTATTGTAGCTGTTCTTGGTAAGGAAGTACCTGTGTCATCAACCAAATCATTCACGGGCCATTTGCTGGGTGCTGCAGGTGCAGTAGAAGCTATCGTAACAATCGAGGCTATGCGTCATAACTTTGTACCAATGACAGCTGGGACAAGCGAAGTATCAGATTATATCGAAGCCAATGTCGTTTATGGACAAGGCTTGGAGCAAGAAATTCCATACGCTATTTCAAATACTTTTGGTTTTGGTGGCCACAATGCAGTTCTTGCTTTCAAACGTTGGGAGAATAAATAA
- the fabD gene encoding ACP S-malonyltransferase produces MTKTAFLFAGQGAQYLGMGRDFYDQYPIVKKTIDQASQVLGYDLRHLIDTEEEKLNQTRYTQPAILATSVAIYRLLKEKGYQPDMVAGLSLGEYSALVASGALDFEDAVSLVAKRGVFMEEAAPAGSGKMVAVLNTPVEVIEEACQKASELGVVTPANYNTPAQIVIGGEVAAVDRAVELVQEAGAKRLIPLKVSGPFHTALLEPASQKLAETLAQVSFADFTCPLVGNTEAAVMQKEDIVQLLTRQVKEPVRFYESIAVMQEAGVTNFIEIGPGKVLSGFVKKIDKTAKLANVEDQASLEALLENE; encoded by the coding sequence ATGACTAAAACAGCCTTTTTATTTGCTGGCCAAGGTGCCCAGTATCTAGGTATGGGACGGGATTTCTATGATCAGTATCCGATTGTCAAAAAAACGATTGATCAAGCAAGTCAGGTGCTTGGTTATGATTTGCGTCATCTTATTGATACAGAAGAAGAAAAACTCAATCAGACTCGCTATACGCAACCAGCTATTTTAGCGACTTCAGTTGCTATCTATCGTTTATTGAAAGAAAAGGGCTATCAGCCTGATATGGTTGCTGGTTTGTCACTTGGAGAATACTCTGCCTTAGTAGCCAGCGGTGCCTTGGATTTTGAAGATGCGGTTTCCTTGGTAGCTAAGCGTGGAGTTTTTATGGAAGAAGCGGCTCCTGCTGGCTCTGGCAAGATGGTCGCAGTTCTCAATACGCCAGTAGAGGTTATTGAAGAAGCCTGTCAAAAAGCTTCTGAGCTTGGAGTGGTTACTCCAGCCAACTATAATACACCTGCACAAATCGTGATTGGTGGAGAAGTGGCTGCAGTTGACCGAGCTGTTGAACTCGTGCAAGAAGCAGGTGCCAAACGCTTGATTCCACTCAAGGTGTCAGGTCCCTTTCATACCGCTCTCCTTGAGCCTGCTAGCCAGAAACTAGCTGAAACTCTTGCTCAAGTAAGTTTTGCAGATTTTACTTGTCCCCTAGTTGGTAATACAGAAGCTGCTGTCATGCAAAAAGAAGATATAGTTCAACTCTTGACGCGTCAGGTCAAGGAACCAGTTCGTTTCTATGAAAGTATTGCAGTTATGCAAGAAGCAGGAGTAACCAACTTTATCGAGATTGGCCCAGGGAAAGTCTTGTCAGGCTTTGTCAAAAAAATTGATAAAACAGCTAAACTAGCCAATGTTGAAGATCAGGCGAGTTTGGAAGCCTTGCTAGAAAACGAGTAA